GGTTGTAGAGCAGAAGGTTGACGAACACCGGTATGAAGGCCATTCTCAGAATGGTGATCTGATTGGCGGGCGTGAGCAGTTGGGAGGTCATTGCCAGTGGACTGTCGAAAACCGGTTCTGCGGGCGAAAACAAGAAATGTTATCGGGCCGTGCGAAGGGCTGTCAACGCAATTCCCGGACCTCGAGCGGGTACCTCCGAATGAGGACTGTGCGCCGCCGGAAGCAACCGGCGGAACGCACTCCATTCGCCCATGGCCGCCAACGGCAAGGAAGCTTGCCGTGTGGACGCCTGAAGGCGGGAGGGCTTTAGAATGAGGTGTTTCGGGAGAAAGGGATGGTGGGCGCTACAGGATTTGAACCTGTGACTTCCACCGTGTGAAGATGGCACTCTACCGCTGAGTTAAGCGCCCCGATCCGGGTTGAAATCCTCGCCGGGGATTGTGGCACGCCTCCTTCAACCTTGACAAGCTCAATTTCCGAGGCTGTGGCGCACCCTGGCTACTAAGAGCCTCGAGCCGGCGGTGTCGAGGGACGGCTGAGAACGAACAGGGACACGCTGAGGGTGATCAGGATGAGCAGCGCCTGAAGGTAGGGCGAGCGGACCACGAACCACACGCTGTAACCGACCAGTCCGGACATCAGCACCACCGAGGCGGCCTTGGCCCCCGGGCGGATCACCTGTCCGTTTTCCCAGTCGCGCAGAATGGGTCCGAAACGTCGGTGGGCTCGCAGCCAACCGTGAATCCGAGGCGAGCTCCTGGAGAAAAAGAAGGCCGCCAGCAACACCAGCGGGGTGGTGGGAACCAGGGGCAGGAATATCCCTGCGAATCCAATCGAAAGAGACACAAGTCCCAGTACCAGGTAGAGTTTTCTGATCATGGATCCGAATACAAGAGCACGTCGTCAATGGGGAGTTGAACCGGGGGAGCCTTTGTCTGGGCCTCTTTCATTGGAAAGACGTTGACAGAAATCTGGCTATGGTGATACAGATATCTGTATGAAAACGACTCTCAACTTTGACGACCACCTGATCCGCACCGCCAAGATCCGTGCCGCTCAGCAAGGGGAGACCCTGACGCGACTGATCGAACGCGCCCTGCGAGACTACCTTGAAGCCGGCCCCCGCGACGCGGCGCGTCGTTTTCGGGCGAAGTTGCTAACCAAGCGCGGCCGTGCGGTTGCCGGGGTCAATCTGGACGACCGGGACGCCCTCTACGAGCGGATGGAGGGGGTCGATTGATTGCGGTCGACACCAACATTCTTATTCATGCACATCGCGCGGAGTCGCCCAAGCATCTCGTCGCTCACGCCCGTGTCGTCGCCCTCGCCGAGTCCCCCGCCCGCTGGGGTATCCCGGTGTTTTGCATCGGCGAATTCATTCGCGTCATCACCCACCCCAGGCTGTTCAATCCTCCCTACTCCGCCAACGAAGCCTGCGAGGCGCTGACCAGGCTGCTTGCCTCGCCGAGTCTGACCGTGCTTTGTCCCGGTTCCGCGTATCCGGAGCTCCTGATGGAAGCAGTCCGCGAGGCAAACGCGATTGGCAACGTCGCGTTCGATGCTCAGATCGTGGCGCTTTGCCGAGAGAATGGCATTTCCCGGCTTCTGACGGAAGATCGCGACTTCGACCGCTTTCGGGGCCTCGTCATCGAACACCTCGAGGTGTAAACAGGGCTCAAAGCCGATTCCCGGGATCCGGTCACCTTCCCAGCCTGGCCCGGGCGTGGCCCACCCCGACCGTGACCAGGCAGCCTATCAAGGTGTGCCAGGTGTAGTCGACCTGTGTCAGGGTCAGGACCAGGGCCATGGCCATAATGCCGGCCAGGAAACCGGCAAGGGCGTCGCCGGGCTTGGGCCGCCTGGACAGAAGCCCCAAAAAGAAAATTCCCAGCAGGCTGCCGTAAGTCACCGAGGCGATGCGCAGCCCCAGCTCCACCACCGGGTTGCGGGTGTCGGTGAAGAGCATGGCTCCCCCGATGAGGGCCAGCCCCCAGAACAGGGTGAAGGTCCTGGACCAGAACATCTCCTGCCGGGGGCTGAAGCCGCGGGCTCGTTTGGAATGACGAAACAGGTCCAGGTAGGTGGAGGAGGCCAGGGAGCTGATGGCCGACGAGAGGG
The DNA window shown above is from Acidobacteriota bacterium and carries:
- a CDS encoding YbaN family protein: MIRKLYLVLGLVSLSIGFAGIFLPLVPTTPLVLLAAFFFSRSSPRIHGWLRAHRRFGPILRDWENGQVIRPGAKAASVVLMSGLVGYSVWFVVRSPYLQALLILITLSVSLFVLSRPSTPPARGS
- a CDS encoding PIN domain-containing protein, whose product is MIAVDTNILIHAHRAESPKHLVAHARVVALAESPARWGIPVFCIGEFIRVITHPRLFNPPYSANEACEALTRLLASPSLTVLCPGSAYPELLMEAVREANAIGNVAFDAQIVALCRENGISRLLTEDRDFDRFRGLVIEHLEV